aaggtccggggtgggccttcagccacccatgcttgccataaaaagcgactgagcttgtcataagaggcgactaacgggatcgtgtggtcaggctcgccgacttggttgacacatgtcatcggttcccaattgcgcagatcgatgctcctgctgttgatcactggattgtctggtccagactcgattatttacagacctccgccatatagctggaatattgctgagtgcggcgtaaagctaaactcacacAACTTAACTAAACTAAAGAACCTTTGAGAATGCAACCTTTCCTCCACTAGCCTCACTGAAGACAGTTCTGATGCTTTTGGTGCTTAGTTTCCTAAAGTCCTTGAAATGTGACATTTGCATGTCCACTACCTTGAAAGGACTTCAAGAACATTCTGACGGTGTTATGGTGCTTTCAGCTTTTTCCGTTGTTGAATAATTCCGAAATAATCctactcgattatatacagaccgccgccgtatagctggaatattgctgagtgcggcgtaaaactaaacacactcactcaccacactGCATTGATCAGCAATACTGTTTCATGGTTTGCGCCGTCAAATCAAGTTCACTTCCTTTCATCTCTTGAAAATCACTTCTGACGCCATCAATCGAGTCTTGCAGGTCCTGTTTTCCTGCATTAAATCTGCAATCCCATTTTTCCAAAGCTAAGATGTCATCAACACAGGCGCCGGCCTTTGTGCGTATAACTAGTTGTGTGTGGGCCATTGTTTAAGAAAGTTCAAAGTTTTGACAGTATGTTTCAGGTTTCCTTCACTTTAATGCAAATGATTAGCGTTAGCTTCTAGAAGATTACCAGGATTTCACCCACGTGAACAAATGTTAAGCCTTCACAATGCGCAACCGGAAGTTTTGACTTTTTGAATACGAGTTGAGCTGAGTTGAATACGAAATACAGAAGATGTCTAAGGATGAAAACGGAAACTACATCATTTTAGCTGTCCGTTGGCCGTATTAAACTTACCCTTACAAATGTATGTGGACCAAATTCAGACACTCCTACCTTTTACATAGATTTATCCAATAAGAATATAGTTATGGGTGATGAATTAATTGCAATTTATTGAGATTGGAACCTTGTTTTAGATCCTTCGATTAACCTGGAAAACatataagaaaataaacaacTCTAAGGCTCGTCAAACGTGAACTTACTAGACGCATGGAGAGAGGTAAACACTGACACGAGAAAATATACATGTGGAAAAGAAACCCTCGCCAACAAGCTCGGTTAGATATCTTCTTTGTGGATGAAGACCAGGCTAAGAGTCATCAGTCGGCTGTAACACTGTCTCTATCAACACAAAATAGCACGGAGAATCTACGTAGATGTTCAATCCATGTCTGATAATTAATATCTGGTTCAAACAAGGAATTGTTCATGTCAAGTACATTTTCAGTTACAAACAGTTACTCTCATATGCTGAACTTAACACGAAATTTGATATTAACGACACTGTACTTGACCCAAACCGTGTCATCCTTagcaataaaaaaatgaaaaaaaagcaaTTCAAACAGCTGGTCACCAGGCATAACAAATTCCATGTTCCCCTTGGAATTATTTTATTAAACTCACTGGATGGAGATCATTTTACGATAGTCTCTAAATCCAATTTTCATAACGGATGCGAAAATGGGATAAAATGCGATAAATCAGTCGGAAGACCATAGTTTTGCAGTATAGAGACACCACCAAAGACACAAAGCTTTTGGATTTTTCAATACAAATTTATACACAGAGTTATCTATACAAACGAGAgttgtttaaaatgaaactaGTTAATAATGACACATGTAGATCACAAATCACTGCGATAATTTCAACTCAGTTTCAGTTGTGTATGCATACAAATGGATTTTCAATTTCGTCAAATTTTGTTGTCCCCAAATTTCGGCTCCATATGAGAGAATAGGACTTAATTTGGTATCGGACATTTTAAAGAACAAAGAGTACTAGTTTTTAATGTTACCAAATACACTTAACTGTTTCGTGAATCCAGTTAGTGCCTTTCATTCCCGACACACTGCTTAATTCACATGCATCGTCCACGACTGGCCACTGGTGAAACATGAtcccaaatatttataaaagaCAATTTGCCtccatttgtaaataatacaaCAATTTccgtttttttttctatttacagtTAATTTCCATTTAACGCAATAACGTTCAAGTTCATTAATTTGATTCTGTAAGCCACTGGTCGTGCATGAGAACAAAACAATGTCTTCTACAGATAATTATAGGATAATATGATCTACTAGTATATCATGGTAGAGTTGAATCCCATGTACACAATTGGTCTTGACTTGTCGTGCTAACACATGcatgaaaaaagaaaatagaaatgTGCATAGTATGCAACCTTGTCTTATACCAAGTTGCAAGTCAAATGTTTCTGAGATATTTTGATTACCTCTAATACAGACCTTAATTTTTTCATAAAGATTGCTTAGAAATTTACTCATTTTGCCATTGAAGCCGCAGGTATGAAATAGAAGCCAGTTTATTTCGTTGTACTGATTCCAAATTATTTGGAAATACTATAAATAATGATTAGAATAATTATCCTTGAATAATTCTTTGTGGTATAAACATATTATCTGCTGTTGTACTAGTATATCCCTGTCTTTAGTCAGCTTGCCCTTTGCTGATCTTATCCACTGAGTCTCCCTAGTTTACaagtcatttatttatttacttacttatttatttatttccagaaatgAGAGAGGGATAGGGTCTGTTATGCCAATTGCCCAACGTTTGGGGAACTTACTATTTTCTCATATCAAATTAAATTATTATCTGCTGAGTGTTTatataaatcagatattgtttTATCAATTCTTGTTGGTGTATTACATTTCAGTTAGTCAAATGAATCATGCTATCTAAGATTTCCTCTCTAGTGACTGGGAAATCAAATATTACCTCGTTAAATTTTGAATTATTCCTGCATTTGGTACATGTGTTTAGACTGCTCAAGTGCCCCTGTCTTTAGTTTTAAGGTAAGATGATGAGATTTAATTCATCATCACACTTGTGACTTACTTGATTTCATTCATTGTGTATGAGATTGGTTTTCTGCAATAAGCAGAACGCCTTGATTTACTTGATTTCATTCATTGTGTATGAGATTGGTTTTCTGCAATAAACAGAACGCCTTGATTTACTTGATTTCATTCATTGTGTATGAGATTGGTTTTCTGCAATAAGCACAACGCCTGCAGGTTATTTGCATGCATTGTAACTGCTAAAGGTCAGTCTGCAGTGGCATATGCTGCTCTGATCAGCAGACAAAGTGAATGGGTACCAACAAACTATGATGTTGACGGCTGACTACGTTCAGTGTGTCCAACGTCACTGGCAGCAATCTCGACTGTTCCGAAACAACACTCTACCTAATCGAGATACAGAGGCGAATCGAACTGCTGCAGTCTTTCATCAGGCTTCCGAGGTACGAGGTACTGGTCACCCCTATGCTGTGGATGCCAGTATCATTGCTGTGACAACAACGGATTTCAATCGAAGGGGTTCAACACGGGTTAAAATATACTAAAATTTGTACTCCTTCACTCCTGCGTTACAACATATAAAGAAAGATTCACCTGAATGACAGTAAATACTCTTCAGGGAAGACACACTATCTTCTGAAGTGAGAAGATCTCTGACAAACTCTCCCTTATCTGtcagctgtatgatgttgttgGAGTTACTGTTGACCACAAGAATGTCTCCCGTCCTGGTCGTGGTAATTCCGTGCGGAATGTCAAGGGCTCCGTCTCCTGAGACGTATCTCCACACAACATCTCCCTCTGACGTCAGACATGTCACAGACTTCTGCCCCCAGTCAGACACGAGTATGTTACCCTTGTTGTTGACGTAGATGAAGTCCGGGTACGTGAACAgctggatgttgttgtgtgtggTAACTGATCTCAACACCAGGCCCGACATATCCAGGATATCGACGCAATAGTCTGTGCTTGCTGCAAGCGATGAGTGGCTCAGGACAGCCAGACTGTAGTACCCGATACGTGTTGTGATGTTTGAGAGCGGCGCCAGGTCCGGGGTGACATTCACCTTGAGTATCTGGCAAGATGTGGGTAGAGCAACCAGTACCTGCTTCTCCTCCACCTGTGTTACACCCCACGGAGATTCCAACAGACCAAGTGAACTGCAACGCCACGTGTTGTTTCTGCAATAAAACGATGCTATACAGTTACGGTCCCCGTCAGCGACTACAATCGTCTGTACATCGTCTACCACAAGAACTGCGATAGCACGAATGTTAAACAACATCTTGCCACAGATCCTCCTGGTATCAATGGTGTTAACTAGCTTTGGTGCCTTCAGATTACACCTTTTAGGACTTTTATTGTTGACCTTTTCCCTTTCTGGAGTTGGCTGGTTGCTTTCCTCCCTTTTCCCCCTCTCCTTGGTTTCAAGATCAAAGAGGTCATGGTCAGCTGACATAGGACTGACCCAATGTATCTTCACGCATCTTTCACAGAGGACCACTTTGCATTCTGGACACCACATGATCCCTGGAGCTATCTCCCCTAATTGGTGACAGATTGTGCAGCAGTTATTCGTCAACACTGCAAAAACATGTagataaacaaaaatacaaaaagtaaaaaaacacaacaaatactaataatgaaattataaacataaaaataaaataaacaacgaTATTTTAGGAGACTTTtggcatacacacacacacacacacacacacacacacacacacacacacacacatatatatatatatatatacacacacacacatacagaattAATGTGCATTTTATATACAGAATTTACAGGTATAATCTTTATTAAATTAACCAACACCTAATGTCACAAAACATAATATATGTTGTATTGAAATTAAATTAATATAAATAAAACCACTGTTTGAAAATTTAGCTTCAACTTAACCTGGTTTCTCAGTCAACTTCTGTATAATGATGTTGGGTTTGATCTGCCCCGCCCAGTTCTCCACCGGCCTGCTGGGGTCAGGGACCTTGGTGCCTTGTCGACAGCAGGGACAGGGGATGGTCCTGGACTGTGCAGCATCTGTTCTGGTTTGTATGTATGAGGTGACACATTTCCTGCAGAATGTGTGATGACACCTCAGTGTGCATGGGTCTGTGTACATCTCGAAGCAGATGGAGCACGTCAGGAAGTTATCCTTTACTTTCTTCTCTAGCCCAGTGGCAGCCATCTATGAGATAAACATGTAGTTTGTGTGTCTCTTTCgttaatgaaaaaatattatattttactAATTGCAGACTGCATATAGGCATTAGTgtatgtatactggacaaattgttagggatatatgtaaacttattgacacactgataagatATCAAGATATCAGTCATTAGAATACCAGTTTCCCTACCAGTTTGTCTAgtatatgtctgtgtctgtctgcctatctatctgtctgtctgtctgtctgactgtttTGAAATGTAGTCTGTGCCAGagtctgagtgtgtgtgtgtgtgtgtgtgtgtgtgtgtgtgtgtgtttttttgtttgtttgtgggtGTTTTGAGATGTAGTCTGTGCCAGAACATGTCCCCATGTATCCAAGCTGACAAACTTCTTTCCTACACACTTATTCTTTCAGATCAAGAATAATAGCGTCGGAGAACAGATGACATAATCAACaaaagttacttccctttaCTAGTAGACCCTCAACCTCGATGGAAGTCAGTATGTTACAGAACTGCGTTCCAACCGATGCCTTACTGGCACCTCACAAAAGTTAGCTTAACGACTCAGTCATCCACTTGGGAAAAAATGTTATGTCTCCTTAAACACAGCATTgtcagtagggaaaataatgtggttttgGGACTGTGCGCCCGTCTACCATACAGTATGGGGAAGAAGAACTGATCCCAGTTCTGGCCCCTCAGCCGCCAGGTCTATGTTATCGCACAAAGCACAGTAGGAGAAACGAGTGAACGGATACATTAATCGAAATTACACGTGAACAGTATTAATCAACACCACGAATCAGTCAATGTCAGTATTTGAATAACTGTATTTACCCAGTTAACTCCAGTCCTGCTCTAACATTCTTCTTCTTATCATTATTATGTTACCATCCTTTAAAGTGATAACGAAAGTAGACACCTTGCGAGTTAAATCCTCAAGTATTACTGATTCCTGGACGTGTTGAATCTGTGTATTTCTGCTACATAATGAATTATATTTAACAGTACACCCAATTACTGGTATCAGCTATCAATTTGACAAAGCGTACTCCATAGAAAAACACCCGACTTTATAATCTACCTTTCCGCTGGCTGTGTGTTCCGGTGTGGTTTAATAGTCAAAATCGGTTGTACTCGCCTTTTTCCGTAAACGTTCTTTTGGTTCAGACCGGATCGCCCTCTGTTGCCTGTCGGTAACACGTGACCTGGAGTTCGTATGCTTACAGGAAATATAGATAATTTGTCAACACACATTAAGGAAACGTTGATGCAGGCCATCCACATTACAGCAATACAGCATCATATTTTCCTTAAAATGCCAAACAAATTAAATGTTCAGCAACCTTTTTTTTAAAaggtttcagaaaatattatagTTGGAAACAGTATAAGCAATactgaattaattatttacCTGTTTCCCATGTCATGTTACTTATGTGCAGGTCACATGTCATGACGAAAGTAGAAACCATTATTTCCTGCTGCAGGTATGGATTGTTTTCCGTATATGGAAAATGGAACATTTCAGTTGACCCTGGACAATGAAACAAGAATATTAATATCGTCGAGATATttttctgtgtttaaaggaactGTGAATAGTGGATACCTATCTTGTATCACCTTTGTGATATATGCGATTATAAAATGACCTAGGGAAGTAATCTTTGGCGACACAAATACATCACTAAGATAAAAAAACTCTAACATTCAGAGCAGAACAGAAGTTTATTCGTATAGCATTAGACCTTGAAGCCTATAATGCAATTGACAAGTACAGTATAAATTGCACGTGATCATAAACATTTGAGTTTCATGCAAATGCTATTTGGAATATTTCATTGAGATAGATAAGCTGTTAGATGTTGTGCattactgttttgtgacatgaaaATTGCCTGAATGGTTAGTGGACCGGATTATACTTGTCACAAACACCTGCATGGCAGGCAGGCAATGGTTTAATAACGTCTCATTGCTGTACATAGTTAGGATATCCAAGCGATCATACCATTCATTTATAAAAGTGTACAGAATCATTAAAAAAAGAATTATGAGAGACATAAAAAGGATAAAAAGAAGTTTTAGGCATATAATAATTTTTGTCTACGTTTTAAAATAAGGAAGCAGATTTTGGCTGTATTAAAACATATGGAAGGGTCGctaaaaataaaacacattttatcaATACCACATTTATCTAAAAATCTGGGCATAAAGTGTTGCACTAGTTAAAAAGGGTATCTCTCAGGTCATCATATAATACACAGTGGAGCATAACATGTAATTCCTCTTCAACATCATTGataaaatggaaacattttctatgttcaaatacaatattttcacaGCGGCCCGTTTCCACTCTTATCGGGCCTACCCCACATCGAAAGTGTGACAAAGCCAATCCATATTGGCTAGGCATGTGATGGACAATGGTTATAGAGCCTAATTGTATTCAAACCAGTTCTGCCTTCTTCTTTACCTAACAATAAATTCCACGTGGCAACAAACCCATTCATAATCTTATCTTCAGTAAGTGAACATAAAACAGATTTGTTAATCATAACAGGTGCATCTAAAAAGTGATGTAAATCAAATGAAGTAAACGTCTTTCTTAATCTGAAATTCCAGTTCTTTTGAAGGATTAACCCACATCTGTCCGCCCATACAAACACCACTTTATGTAATCGATTTTCCGTATTATGGAACGACACCACAGTCTAGAAATACAAGACCACTGTCCTAAaatacgttggacccatccaaTATACCCATTGACTGCACATGTAACGTTAGGGGGGGTACTTTCCAAGTCACATGAAAGAGAGAATGGCCCAGTGATGCACAGCACTGACCGCTGACACATCGTAAGCGCCCCAGATAGCTGCACTATAGCTTAACACAGACCAAACCATGCTGTCGTATAGTTTTGTATAAGTACTGAAATGCATATTCCCAACACCTTCAAACTTTGAATTAAGAGGCCTAAAGCCCTATTAGCGTTTTTGTGGCTGCCCGAGCCATGTAGTAAAATCCACAAATTCAGTAAAAAGTAAACCAAGATAGTTGTAACTGTTAATAATATCTAAGAGATTATTCCCAACCGTAAATACATCCTGCGTCGTTGAAATGGACGGTAATTAATTTATTTCTACTTTATTAATACCACACCAATCATTTAAAAATTCTAAAAGTACATTAAGATCGGTTCCGCTAGCAGACCAGTATTTCTGCATATGCTAAAGCTGCTATACAGACACTATCAATATTTACACCGACGTCCAGGCTATTGAGCTTATACAGTAAATCATCAATGAAAAGATTAAATAACAATGGCGACAGGAGGCATCCTTGTTTTAGCCCACGGTTCACTGCAAAGCAGGAGGTTTTGAATCCATTCACTCGAACACTGAAAGTCTTTGCATACTTGTAACCTCCTGTTCAGAACAC
The nucleotide sequence above comes from Haliotis asinina isolate JCU_RB_2024 chromosome 5, JCU_Hal_asi_v2, whole genome shotgun sequence. Encoded proteins:
- the LOC137284882 gene encoding uncharacterized protein, which gives rise to MAATGLEKKVKDNFLTCSICFEMYTDPCTLRCHHTFCRKCVTSYIQTRTDAAQSRTIPCPCCRQGTKVPDPSRPVENWAGQIKPNIIIQKLTEKPVLTNNCCTICHQLGEIAPGIMWCPECKVVLCERCVKIHWVSPMSADHDLFDLETKERGKREESNQPTPEREKVNNKSPKRCNLKAPKLVNTIDTRRICGKMLFNIRAIAVLVVDDVQTIVVADGDRNCIASFYCRNNTWRCSSLGLLESPWGVTQVEEKQVLVALPTSCQILKVNVTPDLAPLSNITTRIGYYSLAVLSHSSLAASTDYCVDILDMSGLVLRSVTTHNNIQLFTYPDFIYVNNKGNILVSDWGQKSVTCLTSEGDVVWRYVSGDGALDIPHGITTTRTGDILVVNSNSNNIIQLTDKGEFVRDLLTSEDSVSSLKSIYCHSGESFFICCNAGVKEYKF